In Pseudonocardia sp. C8, one genomic interval encodes:
- a CDS encoding TetR/AcrR family transcriptional regulator: MTGPEQWGTPEGQAIINLLWDPPPAPRRGPRQRLTLDQVVEAGMAVAARSVDALSMRKVAQELGVGTMSLYTYVPGRDELFELMIDRAWGERALPDRNLPWRAQAEFHAHEAWRMYREHPWLISSNLWRMPLGPHVLDVQEDLYRVVSLTGLDAATVVRTAGLIESHVFGAARAEITDTSVATRTGVSQDDYYSARAGFWGTHFREDRFPTMARLWHAGGFDAENPVGDWEFGLGLILDGIERLTAGRAG; the protein is encoded by the coding sequence GTGACCGGACCGGAGCAGTGGGGGACGCCCGAGGGGCAGGCGATCATCAACCTGCTGTGGGACCCGCCGCCGGCGCCGCGCCGGGGCCCGCGCCAGCGGCTGACGCTCGACCAGGTCGTCGAGGCCGGCATGGCCGTGGCCGCCCGGTCGGTCGACGCGCTGTCGATGCGCAAGGTCGCCCAGGAGCTCGGCGTGGGCACGATGAGCCTCTACACCTACGTGCCCGGCCGGGACGAGCTGTTCGAGCTCATGATCGACCGTGCGTGGGGGGAGCGGGCGCTCCCGGACCGGAACCTGCCCTGGCGGGCGCAGGCCGAGTTCCACGCGCACGAGGCCTGGCGGATGTACCGCGAGCACCCGTGGCTGATCAGCTCGAACCTCTGGCGGATGCCGCTGGGGCCGCACGTGCTCGACGTCCAGGAGGACCTCTACCGGGTCGTGTCGCTGACCGGGCTGGACGCGGCGACCGTGGTCCGGACGGCCGGGCTGATCGAGTCGCACGTGTTCGGCGCCGCCCGGGCGGAGATCACCGACACCAGCGTGGCGACCCGGACCGGGGTCAGCCAGGACGACTACTACTCCGCGCGGGCCGGGTTCTGGGGGACGCACTTCCGCGAGGACCGGTTCCCGACGATGGCCCGGCTGTGGCACGCTGGCGGGTTCGACGCCGAGAACCCGGTCGGCGACTGGGAGTTCGGACTGGGGCTGATCCTGGACGGCATCGAGCGGCTGACCGCCGGCCGGGCGGGCTGA
- a CDS encoding ATP-binding cassette domain-containing protein, protein MIHTQSLTRHFRVGQDTVEAVRGVDLDVVAGELVAFLGPNGAGKSTTLRMLTSLLPPTSGRAEVAGLDVVAHPAEVRRRIGYIGQKDGAGHNYRVRDELVLQGRFYGLGKAESVRNADRLLRTLDLDRLGLRKVSTLSGGQKRRLDIALGLIHSPRLLFLDEPSTGMDPQNRANLWEHILRIREEHGTTIVLTTHYLDEADAMAERVVIIDHGRVIADDTPERLKAEQAGDRLTVTVRAGDVPAARAVLAAAVDPALTGAGARTTGTAALADPPAAVEERPVPDGHALTVGIAAAAHALPGLLGRLREAGVEVVAAESRRPTLDDVFLNLTGRSLREES, encoded by the coding sequence TTGATCCACACTCAATCACTGACCCGGCACTTCCGGGTCGGCCAGGACACGGTCGAGGCGGTGCGGGGCGTCGACCTCGACGTCGTCGCCGGTGAGCTCGTCGCCTTCCTCGGCCCGAACGGCGCGGGCAAGTCGACCACGCTGCGGATGCTCACCAGCCTGCTGCCGCCCACCTCCGGGCGCGCCGAGGTCGCCGGCCTGGACGTCGTCGCGCACCCGGCGGAGGTGCGCAGGCGGATCGGCTACATCGGACAGAAGGACGGCGCCGGGCACAACTACCGGGTCCGCGACGAGCTCGTCCTGCAGGGCCGCTTCTACGGGCTCGGCAAGGCGGAGTCGGTCCGGAACGCCGACCGGCTGCTGCGCACCCTCGACCTGGACCGGCTCGGCCTGCGCAAGGTGAGCACGCTGTCCGGCGGGCAGAAGCGCCGCCTGGACATCGCGCTCGGGCTGATCCACTCGCCGCGGCTGCTCTTCCTCGACGAGCCCTCGACCGGGATGGACCCGCAGAACCGGGCGAACCTGTGGGAGCACATCCTGCGGATCCGCGAGGAGCACGGCACGACGATCGTGCTGACCACGCACTACCTCGACGAGGCCGACGCGATGGCCGAGCGCGTGGTGATCATCGACCACGGCCGGGTGATCGCCGACGACACCCCGGAGCGACTCAAGGCCGAGCAGGCGGGCGACCGGCTGACCGTCACCGTCCGGGCCGGCGACGTGCCGGCGGCCCGCGCGGTGCTGGCCGCGGCCGTCGACCCGGCGCTCACCGGCGCGGGCGCGAGGACGACCGGCACCGCAGCCCTCGCGGACCCGCCGGCTGCGGTCGAGGAACGGCCCGTGCCGGACGGCCACGCGCTCACGGTCGGCATCGCGGCGGCGGCACACGCCCTGCCCGGCCTGCTCGGGCGGCTGCGCGAGGCGGGCGTGGAGGTCGTGGCCGCCGAGTCCCGCCGGCCCACGCTCGACGACGTCTTCCTGAACCTGACCGGCCGCAGCCTGCGCGAGGAGTCCTGA
- a CDS encoding ABC transporter permease — protein sequence MTTAALTDVRNVWWRETLTIVRDPFSLIFSLVQPLVFLGLFGPLLSGLSGDAGVFGGSSLQWFLPGVVVMITMFGTSMTGANLQFEIMTGAFERMLATPLTRSSLMIGRALKELTPLVVQAALVTLVAVPFGFALYPLHVLVGLVLLGIFGVGVGALSYALAIASRKTEWIFWAVQQSLLFPLLILSGMMLPLETGPEWMRIASLVNPLTYVVDAERALFAGTLAAPAVLSGFVAAVVTAAVGLAVGVRSIRGATA from the coding sequence ATGACCACCGCCGCCCTCACCGACGTCCGCAACGTCTGGTGGCGCGAGACGCTCACGATCGTCCGCGACCCGTTCTCGCTGATCTTCAGCCTGGTCCAGCCGCTGGTGTTCCTGGGCCTGTTCGGGCCGTTGCTGTCCGGGCTCTCCGGTGACGCGGGCGTGTTCGGCGGATCGTCGCTGCAGTGGTTCCTGCCCGGCGTCGTCGTCATGATCACGATGTTCGGTACCTCGATGACCGGCGCGAACCTGCAGTTCGAGATCATGACCGGGGCGTTCGAGCGGATGCTGGCGACCCCGCTGACCCGGTCCTCGCTGATGATCGGGCGGGCGCTCAAGGAGCTGACGCCGCTCGTCGTGCAGGCCGCGCTCGTCACGCTCGTGGCAGTGCCGTTCGGGTTCGCGCTGTACCCGCTGCACGTGCTCGTCGGGCTGGTCCTGCTCGGGATCTTCGGCGTCGGCGTCGGCGCGCTGTCCTACGCGCTGGCGATCGCGTCGCGGAAGACCGAGTGGATCTTCTGGGCGGTGCAGCAGTCGCTGCTGTTCCCGCTGCTGATCCTCTCCGGGATGATGCTGCCGCTCGAGACGGGTCCGGAGTGGATGCGGATCGCGTCGCTGGTGAACCCGCTGACGTACGTCGTGGACGCCGAGCGGGCGCTCTTCGCCGGCACGCTCGCCGCGCCCGCGGTGCTGTCCGGGTTCGTCGCCGCCGTCGTGACGGCCGCGGTCGGGCTGGCCGTCGGGGTCCGGTCGATCCGCGGGGCCACGGCCTGA
- a CDS encoding L-lactate permease, with protein sequence MASVETVRGTVDLDELGTTLMHEHVFVLTPDVMQNHGHEWWDERERHDDAVRKLRELAQAGVDTIVDPTVIGLGRYIPRIQLINAEVDINIVVATGLYTFDEIPHFFHHRGPGTLLGGPELMTEMFVEDIREGIGETGVRAALLKCVVEERGLTPDQERVQRAVCETHQETGVPITVHTNSAHETGRIALDFYAAHGVDLTKVVVGHAGDSNDLDYLRSLMDRGATIGCDRFGLDLFNPTEQRVATIATLCEQGYADRIVLSHDAACYMDYFSGADAQQALAAAAPNWHYLHISREVLPALRERGVTEGQIRTIVALAQGVKPARVVSEFAGTLKTLRYAFLTVASVLALAYVMNLSGQTQTLGTWIAGTGALFAFLSPTLGWLGTAVTGSDTSANALFATLQQTAAQKTGIDPTLLVAANTSGGVVGKMISPQNLTIAATAVGLHGKESDIFRRVVGWSVGLLIVLCLLVGLQSTVLSWMV encoded by the coding sequence ATGGCCTCGGTGGAGACGGTGCGGGGCACCGTGGACCTGGACGAGCTCGGCACCACGCTCATGCACGAGCACGTCTTCGTGCTCACGCCCGACGTGATGCAGAACCACGGCCACGAGTGGTGGGACGAACGGGAACGCCACGACGACGCGGTGCGCAAGCTGCGCGAGCTCGCGCAGGCCGGGGTGGACACCATCGTCGACCCGACGGTCATCGGCCTGGGCCGCTACATCCCGCGCATCCAGCTGATCAACGCCGAGGTCGACATCAACATCGTCGTCGCCACCGGCCTGTACACCTTCGACGAGATCCCCCACTTCTTCCACCACCGCGGGCCCGGCACCCTGCTCGGCGGCCCGGAGCTCATGACCGAGATGTTCGTCGAGGACATCCGGGAGGGCATCGGCGAGACCGGGGTCCGGGCAGCACTGCTGAAGTGCGTGGTCGAGGAGCGCGGGCTCACGCCCGACCAGGAACGCGTGCAGCGCGCCGTCTGCGAGACGCACCAGGAGACCGGGGTGCCGATCACGGTGCACACGAACTCGGCGCACGAGACCGGCCGGATCGCGCTCGACTTCTACGCGGCGCACGGCGTCGACCTGACCAAGGTCGTCGTGGGGCACGCCGGGGACAGCAACGACCTCGACTACCTGCGCTCGCTGATGGACCGCGGAGCCACGATCGGCTGCGACCGGTTCGGGCTGGACCTGTTCAACCCGACCGAGCAGCGGGTGGCGACGATCGCGACGTTGTGCGAGCAGGGCTACGCCGACCGGATCGTGCTGTCGCACGACGCGGCGTGCTACATGGACTACTTCTCCGGTGCGGACGCGCAGCAGGCCCTGGCCGCGGCGGCGCCCAACTGGCACTACCTGCACATCAGCCGGGAGGTCCTGCCCGCGCTGCGGGAACGGGGCGTCACGGAAGGGCAGATCCGCACGATCGTCGCGCTCGCGCAGGGGGTGAAGCCGGCCCGCGTCGTGTCGGAGTTCGCCGGCACGCTCAAGACGCTGCGGTACGCCTTCCTCACGGTGGCCTCGGTACTCGCACTGGCCTACGTGATGAACCTGTCCGGGCAGACCCAGACCCTGGGCACCTGGATCGCCGGCACCGGGGCGCTGTTCGCGTTCCTGTCCCCGACGCTCGGCTGGCTCGGTACCGCGGTCACCGGCTCGGACACCAGCGCCAACGCGTTGTTCGCCACGCTGCAGCAGACCGCAGCGCAGAAGACCGGGATCGACCCGACGCTGCTGGTGGCCGCCAACACCTCCGGTGGCGTGGTGGGCAAGATGATCAGCCCGCAGAACCTGACCATCGCCGCCACCGCCGTCGGCCTGCACGGCAAGGAGTCCGACATCTTCCGCCGGGTGGTCGGCTGGAGCGTCGGCCTGCTGATCGTGCTGTGCCTGCTGGTCGGGCTGCAGTCGACCGTCCTGTCGTGGATGGTGTGA
- a CDS encoding (Fe-S)-binding protein translates to MRVALFATCFNDTMWPQTPKAVVTVLERLGVTVEFPLEQTCCGQMFTNTGYAREALPLVERFADVFGAYDAVVAPSGSCVGSIRHQHGTVARGCARPALAERAEAGARNVYELSELLVDVLGVTDVGATFPHRVTYHPTCHSLRMLRVADKPLRLLRAVRGIDLVELPGADQCCGFGGTFAMKNADTSVSMGSDKARHVRETEAEVLVAGDNSCLAHIGGLLHRQRAGVRVLHLAEVLASTERDFAADQELGAVASR, encoded by the coding sequence ATGCGCGTCGCCCTGTTCGCCACCTGCTTCAACGACACGATGTGGCCGCAGACCCCCAAGGCCGTCGTGACGGTCCTCGAGCGGCTGGGCGTCACCGTTGAGTTCCCGCTGGAACAGACCTGCTGCGGGCAGATGTTCACCAACACCGGCTACGCCCGGGAGGCGCTGCCGCTGGTCGAGCGGTTCGCCGACGTGTTCGGGGCGTACGACGCCGTCGTGGCCCCGTCCGGGTCGTGCGTCGGCAGCATCCGTCACCAGCACGGCACCGTGGCCCGCGGCTGTGCCCGGCCGGCGCTGGCCGAGCGCGCCGAGGCCGGTGCCCGCAACGTCTACGAGCTCTCCGAGCTGCTCGTGGACGTCCTCGGCGTCACCGACGTCGGCGCGACCTTCCCGCACCGGGTCACCTACCACCCGACCTGCCACTCGCTGCGGATGCTCCGGGTCGCCGACAAGCCGCTGCGGCTGCTGCGCGCGGTGCGCGGCATCGACCTGGTGGAGCTGCCCGGTGCCGATCAGTGCTGCGGCTTCGGCGGCACCTTCGCGATGAAGAACGCCGACACCTCGGTGTCGATGGGCTCCGACAAGGCCCGCCACGTGCGGGAGACGGAAGCGGAGGTGCTGGTGGCCGGCGACAACAGCTGCCTGGCGCACATCGGCGGGCTGCTGCACCGCCAGCGCGCCGGCGTGCGCGTGCTGCACCTGGCGGAGGTGCTCGCCTCGACCGAGCGGGACTTCGCCGCCGATCAGGAGCTCGGGGCGGTGGCGTCGCGATGA
- a CDS encoding LutB/LldF family L-lactate oxidation iron-sulfur protein yields the protein MSGTFIGMPAFPVAAREALDNAQQRRNLQHATQTIRDKRAAVVDEVDRWEELRVAGAAIKDHVLTHLDGYLVQLEESLTRAGATVHWARDAEEANRIVTALARETGTDEVVKVKSMTTQEIGLNEALEDAGIHAWETDLAELIVQLGRDRPSHILVPAIHRNRAEIREIFLREMGKVGTPAPEGLTSAPHELAESARRHLREKFLRAKVAISGANFAVAETGTLVVVESEGNGRMCLTLPETLISVVGIEKVLPTVADLDVFLKLLPRSSTGERMNPYTSTWTGVTPGDGPQQVHVVLLDNGRSDALADHVGRQALRCIRCSACLNVCPVYERVGGHAYGSVYPGPIGAVLNPQLRGTESPVDKSLPYASSLCGACFDVCPVRIEIPDLLVHLRTRVVDEKRGGLPSGEQLAMKGASWMFAEHTRWERAQRGAELGGRVLGKKDSIGRLPGPLSAWSDARDAPIPPGESFRTWWKRERGQG from the coding sequence ATGAGCGGCACGTTCATCGGCATGCCGGCGTTCCCGGTCGCGGCGCGGGAGGCGTTGGACAACGCCCAGCAGCGGCGCAACCTACAGCACGCCACGCAGACCATCCGCGACAAGCGCGCCGCCGTCGTCGACGAGGTCGATCGGTGGGAAGAGCTGCGGGTCGCAGGCGCCGCGATCAAGGACCACGTGCTCACCCACCTGGACGGCTACCTGGTCCAGCTCGAGGAGTCGCTCACCCGGGCCGGCGCCACCGTCCACTGGGCACGGGACGCCGAGGAGGCCAACCGGATCGTCACCGCGCTCGCCCGGGAGACCGGAACCGACGAGGTGGTCAAGGTCAAGTCGATGACCACGCAGGAGATCGGTCTCAACGAGGCGCTGGAGGACGCGGGCATCCACGCCTGGGAGACCGACCTGGCCGAGCTCATCGTGCAGCTGGGCCGGGACCGGCCCAGCCACATCCTGGTCCCGGCGATCCACCGCAACCGCGCGGAGATCCGGGAGATCTTCCTGCGCGAGATGGGCAAGGTCGGCACCCCGGCTCCGGAGGGACTCACGTCCGCACCGCACGAGCTGGCCGAGTCGGCCCGCCGGCACCTGCGCGAGAAGTTCCTGCGGGCCAAGGTGGCGATCTCCGGGGCGAACTTCGCGGTCGCCGAGACCGGCACCCTGGTCGTGGTCGAGTCCGAAGGCAACGGCCGGATGTGCCTGACCCTGCCCGAAACGCTGATCAGCGTGGTGGGCATCGAGAAGGTACTGCCCACAGTGGCCGACCTCGACGTGTTCCTGAAGCTCCTGCCGCGCAGCTCGACCGGCGAGCGGATGAACCCCTACACCTCCACCTGGACCGGGGTCACACCCGGCGACGGTCCGCAGCAGGTGCACGTCGTCCTGCTCGACAACGGCCGCAGCGACGCCCTCGCCGACCACGTCGGGCGGCAGGCCCTGCGCTGCATCCGCTGCTCGGCCTGCCTCAACGTCTGCCCCGTCTACGAGCGGGTCGGCGGCCACGCCTACGGCTCGGTCTATCCCGGCCCGATCGGCGCGGTGCTCAACCCACAGCTGCGCGGCACCGAGTCGCCGGTCGACAAGTCGCTGCCCTACGCCTCGTCGCTGTGCGGTGCGTGCTTCGACGTGTGTCCGGTGCGCATCGAGATCCCCGACCTGCTGGTGCACCTGCGCACCCGGGTCGTCGACGAGAAGCGCGGCGGGCTGCCCTCGGGCGAGCAGCTGGCGATGAAGGGCGCGTCGTGGATGTTCGCCGAGCACACGCGCTGGGAACGGGCGCAGCGCGGCGCCGAGCTGGGCGGCCGGGTGCTCGGGAAGAAGGACTCGATCGGACGGCTCCCCGGGCCGCTGTCGGCCTGGAGCGACGCCCGCGACGCCCCGATACCGCCGGGCGAATCGTTCCGGACCTGGTGGAAGCGCGAGAGAGGACAAGGATGA
- a CDS encoding LUD domain-containing protein has protein sequence MIGSRQEMLGRITAALDGAERAPAPGRRHGAVTSSPDVAALFVERVEDYRAVVERVAPAGVAAAVADALAGTGQVVVPPGLPRDWLAADGVDVVTDDGGLAADDLDRIDAVVTAAAVGVATTGTIVLDHGPDQGRRALSLVPDLHVCVVHESQLVGDVPESITRLRDAVVGGRPLTWISGPSATSDIELERVEGVHGPRRLHVLLVSDGDSTPRARA, from the coding sequence ATGATCGGCTCCAGGCAGGAGATGCTCGGCCGGATCACCGCCGCGCTCGACGGCGCCGAACGGGCGCCCGCGCCGGGCCGCCGGCACGGCGCGGTGACGTCCTCGCCCGACGTCGCAGCGCTCTTCGTCGAGCGGGTGGAGGACTACCGCGCGGTCGTCGAGCGGGTGGCCCCGGCCGGGGTCGCCGCGGCCGTGGCCGACGCGCTCGCCGGGACCGGCCAGGTCGTCGTACCCCCCGGGCTGCCCCGGGACTGGCTCGCCGCCGACGGCGTCGACGTGGTCACCGACGACGGCGGCCTCGCCGCCGACGACCTCGACCGCATCGACGCGGTCGTCACCGCCGCCGCCGTGGGTGTCGCCACGACCGGCACCATCGTCCTCGACCACGGCCCGGACCAGGGACGGCGAGCGCTGTCGCTGGTCCCCGACCTGCACGTGTGCGTGGTGCACGAGTCCCAGCTGGTCGGCGACGTGCCGGAGTCGATCACACGGCTCCGCGACGCGGTCGTCGGCGGACGGCCGCTGACCTGGATCAGCGGGCCCTCGGCCACCAGCGACATCGAGCTGGAGCGGGTGGAAGGCGTGCACGGTCCGCGCCGCCTGCACGTCCTGCTGGTCTCCGACGGGGACTCGACGCCACGGGCCCGAGCCTGA
- a CDS encoding cupin domain-containing protein codes for MNDTGFDPNRSSLAACMERIQEALKGHGRELNSGIVTSRDEDARELRRELAIDNVPEGFRKYQLPVMLPEQSFMFITVADPDVESPAHSHDEGDGIRFIAGGSIIYDGSELVAGDWMFIPRGERYSFRTGPHGALMCYCYCCCCA; via the coding sequence ATGAACGACACCGGGTTCGATCCGAACCGGAGCAGTCTCGCAGCCTGCATGGAGCGGATACAGGAAGCGCTCAAGGGTCACGGCCGCGAGCTCAACTCGGGCATCGTCACCAGTCGCGACGAGGACGCCCGGGAGCTGCGTCGCGAGCTGGCGATCGACAACGTGCCCGAGGGATTCCGCAAGTACCAGCTGCCGGTGATGTTGCCGGAGCAGTCCTTCATGTTCATCACGGTCGCGGATCCCGATGTCGAGTCGCCGGCCCACTCACACGACGAAGGGGACGGAATCCGGTTCATCGCCGGCGGCTCCATCATCTATGACGGATCCGAGCTGGTGGCCGGGGACTGGATGTTCATCCCCCGTGGTGAGCGCTACTCGTTCAGGACCGGCCCGCACGGCGCCCTCATGTGCTACTGCTACTGCTGTTGCTGCGCCTAG
- a CDS encoding response regulator transcription factor encodes MSGADPITVLIAEDMHLIRGALAALLSLEPDLEVVAELDRGDHIVETAERLRPRVAVLDIDLPGTDGLSAAAALRQTVPECRVLILTGLSQPGHLLTALDADVGGFLPKDAPSGTLAASVRAVAAGERVIDPTLIAQARKTGHSPLTARERDVLRSVRAGISTAEIGRELSLAPTTVRNYLSNAISKVGARNRMDAIRIAEDAGWL; translated from the coding sequence ATGAGCGGCGCGGACCCGATCACCGTCCTGATAGCCGAGGACATGCACCTGATCCGGGGCGCGCTGGCCGCGCTGCTCTCCCTGGAACCGGACCTCGAGGTCGTCGCCGAGCTCGACCGCGGTGACCACATCGTCGAGACCGCCGAGCGGCTCCGGCCGCGGGTCGCGGTCCTCGACATCGACCTCCCCGGGACGGACGGGCTGTCCGCGGCCGCCGCGCTGCGGCAGACCGTCCCGGAGTGCCGGGTGCTGATCCTGACCGGCCTGAGCCAGCCCGGCCACCTGCTGACCGCGCTCGACGCGGACGTCGGGGGCTTCCTCCCGAAGGACGCCCCCTCCGGCACCCTCGCCGCCAGCGTGCGAGCGGTCGCGGCAGGCGAACGGGTCATCGACCCGACGCTCATCGCCCAGGCCCGCAAGACCGGCCACAGCCCGCTGACCGCCCGGGAACGCGACGTGCTGCGCAGCGTGCGCGCCGGCATCTCCACCGCCGAGATCGGGCGCGAGCTCAGCCTCGCCCCGACCACCGTGCGCAACTACCTGTCCAACGCCATCAGCAAGGTCGGCGCCCGCAACCGCATGGACGCCATCCGCATCGCCGAGGACGCGGGCTGGCTCTGA
- a CDS encoding histidine kinase: protein MIAARHRAPLLIGATTVLFLIAPTLYTVTGDPSGAAAAVPWEHVLPVAAAIGALHVHHGLAVVRHRRPRGWPLSGLVLLGLVYLPLPVWGFNWASSQFFVTASALLLLRPPALAVLVGAVPVVGMLWTQLVWFDAGDVSWWEAAWVSVYWGFGFAVATAALAGAALLMRALTDLETARAGTAAAALGRERQRLSRDLHDLLGQSLSAISLKGDLATALADRQPDAARRQLDEVADLADDVLGKIHTTIDGAESLTLTGEIAAFTALLECAGIHVTVDLDEDGPAPAGDSDRMLAGVVREAGTNVLRHSEAETCRLRLTCRGGITHLRIRNDGARHGPGAGHGLTGLAERAAPLGGRVSAARHGHDFVLDVEVPAEPPPLAAAGQGALPG from the coding sequence GTGATCGCCGCACGCCATCGCGCCCCGCTCCTGATCGGCGCGACCACCGTGCTGTTCCTGATCGCCCCGACGCTGTACACGGTGACGGGGGACCCCTCCGGTGCCGCCGCCGCGGTCCCCTGGGAGCACGTCCTGCCGGTGGCCGCCGCGATCGGTGCCCTCCACGTGCACCACGGCCTGGCGGTGGTGCGCCACCGCCGACCCCGAGGCTGGCCGCTCAGCGGGCTCGTCCTGCTGGGGCTGGTGTACCTGCCGCTCCCCGTCTGGGGGTTCAACTGGGCGTCGAGCCAGTTCTTCGTCACCGCGTCCGCATTGCTCCTGCTGCGACCCCCCGCGCTCGCCGTTCTGGTCGGGGCAGTCCCCGTCGTGGGCATGCTGTGGACCCAGCTCGTATGGTTCGACGCCGGTGACGTCAGCTGGTGGGAGGCGGCCTGGGTGAGCGTGTACTGGGGCTTCGGGTTCGCCGTCGCGACCGCAGCGCTGGCCGGGGCCGCCCTGCTCATGCGGGCCCTGACCGACCTGGAGACCGCCCGCGCCGGGACCGCGGCGGCGGCGCTCGGCCGGGAACGGCAACGGCTCTCCCGCGACCTGCACGACCTTCTCGGCCAGAGCTTGTCGGCCATCTCGCTCAAGGGGGACCTGGCGACCGCACTGGCCGACCGGCAACCGGACGCGGCCCGCCGGCAGCTCGACGAGGTCGCCGACCTGGCCGACGACGTGCTCGGCAAGATCCACACCACCATCGACGGCGCCGAGTCGCTCACGCTGACCGGCGAGATCGCGGCGTTCACCGCACTGCTCGAGTGCGCCGGGATCCACGTCACGGTGGATCTCGACGAGGATGGCCCCGCACCGGCGGGTGACAGCGACCGGATGCTGGCCGGCGTGGTGCGGGAGGCGGGGACGAACGTGCTGCGGCACAGCGAGGCAGAGACGTGCCGGCTCCGGTTGACCTGCCGGGGCGGAATCACGCACCTCCGCATCCGCAACGACGGGGCACGCCACGGGCCCGGTGCCGGCCACGGCCTGACCGGGCTGGCCGAACGGGCCGCTCCGCTGGGTGGCCGGGTGAGCGCCGCCCGGCACGGGCACGACTTCGTCCTCGACGTCGAGGTCCCCGCCGAACCGCCGCCCCTCGCCGCTGCGGGCCAGGGAGCGCTGCCGGGATGA